In the genome of Halarsenatibacter silvermanii, one region contains:
- a CDS encoding ATP-binding protein, whose amino-acid sequence VSNVYEKQSMIVTTNLEFGRWDEVFGDERLTTALLDRVVHHAHILTFTGKSYRFQQAMARKNKNKEE is encoded by the coding sequence GTTTCCAATGTCTATGAAAAACAGAGCATGATTGTCACCACCAACCTTGAATTTGGCCGATGGGATGAAGTTTTTGGTGATGAAAGACTTACAACAGCTCTTTTGGATCGTGTGGTTCACCATGCTCATATCCTTACTTTTACAGGAAAAAGCTACCGCTTTCAGCAGGCTATGGCCAGGAAAAACAAAAACAAAGAAGAATAA